CATGAAGCCGAAGTAGACGGGGTCGATCCCGGCCTTCACCGCCAGCGGCGCGCACACCGGCGCAAAGATCAGGATGGTGGGCGTCAGGTCCATCGCGGTGCCGACCAGCAGCAGGAACAGCATCATCAGCGCCATGAACAGCATCGGGTTGCCCATCACCGGCGCGAAGCTCTGTGCCAGCTCGTTGGGCAGGTCGGCCAGCGTGATCATGTAGGCGGTCACGGTGGCCGCGCCACACAGGAACATCACGATGGCGGTGGTCTTGCTCGCCGCCACCAGCACGTGCCAGACGCCCTTGAAGTCCAGCTCGCGGTAGACGAACACCGACACCAGCAGCGCGTACACCGCGGCCACCACGGCGGCTTCGGTCGGCGTGAAGATGCCGCCCTTCAGCCCACCGAGGATGATCACCGGCATCATCAGGGCCCACAGGCTGCGCAGCAGCGCGCGGCCACGCTCGCCCCAGCCGATGCGGGGCATGGCAGCCAGTTGGTGCTTGCGGGCGATGCCCCACCAGGCGGCCACCAGGAACAGGCCCATCATCAGCCCGGGAAAGACACCGGCAAGGAACAGCTTGCTGATCGACGTGTTGGTCGTGACGCCGTAGATCACGAAGGGCATCGACGGCGGGATGATCGGCGCAATGATGCCGCCCGAGGCCAGCAGGCCGGCG
This genomic stretch from Eleftheria terrae harbors:
- a CDS encoding TRAP transporter large permease encodes the protein MLVTVIFLVVLIASMLIGMPIAHALVLTGVVLMYHLDFFDAQLLAQNLQAGFDSFPLLAVPFFILAGELMNAGGLSRRIIELARTFVGHIRGGLGFVAIGAAILLASMSGSAIADTAALATILLPMMRQQQYPDSYGAGLLASGGIIAPIIPPSMPFVIYGVTTNTSISKLFLAGVFPGLMMGLFLVAAWWGIARKHQLAAMPRIGWGERGRALLRSLWALMMPVIILGGLKGGIFTPTEAAVVAAVYALLVSVFVYRELDFKGVWHVLVAASKTTAIVMFLCGAATVTAYMITLADLPNELAQSFAPVMGNPMLFMALMMLFLLLVGTAMDLTPTILIFAPVCAPLAVKAGIDPVYFGFMFIYVGCLGLITPPVGTVQNVVAGVGRLRMETVIRGTTPFLLMYFVLLVLFIALPQLILTPLKWIQ